Proteins from one Cicer arietinum cultivar CDC Frontier isolate Library 1 chromosome 3, Cicar.CDCFrontier_v2.0, whole genome shotgun sequence genomic window:
- the LOC101493933 gene encoding uncharacterized protein — protein MSGDNKMKGLLKGLRFISQIFDNNEKQPEIQIGNPTDVKHVAHIGWDGPTENSPSWMNEYKSVPGLSSSAPLNMNGEMHRKGSDDSDSMRRGTRSMNHEGEEDTHELPLPKSSKQHSNSTTNIRESHAKEKSDKPRQQKRSSKHSTSNESINESKHTTEQITPMDIDSLQLQGNNNDLPPRIHPEKPKRTHSKKMKDAQGGSGSSKSRSKAQHRDHNSNEGSHSRSSSKSKELNSNERHQSRFSSKSRDHNSSEGHTSRSRNKHRQSQEDGQLERGSNEDILRNDQN, from the exons ATGTCTGGTGACAATAAGATGAAGGGTCTCCTTAAAGGCCTAAGATTCATTTCTCAAATATTTG ATAATAATGAAAAACAACCAGAAATTCAGATTGGTAATCCAACAGATGTAAAGCATGTGGCACATATTGGATGGGATGGTCCTACTGAAAATTCTCCCAGCTGG ATGAACGAGTATAAATCTGTACCTGGACTTTCGTCATCAGCACCTCTAAATATGAATGGAGAGATGCATCGTAAAGGATCTGATGATTCAG ATTCAATGAGAAGAGGAACAAGGTCTATGAATCATGAAGGTGAAGAAGACACACATGAGTTGCCCTTGCCAAAATCATCTAAGCAACAttcaaattcaacaacaaaCATAAGAGAATCACATGCAAAGGAAAAATCAGACAAACCAAGGCAACAAAAAAGGTCATCCAAACATTCAACATCAAATGAATCAATTAATGAATCCAAACACACAACAGAACAAATCACACCAATGGACATAGATTCTCTCCAACTCCAAGGAAATAACAATGATTTGCCACCTAGGATCCATCCAGAAAAACCTAAAAGGACTCATTCCAAAAAGATGAAAGATGCTCAAGGTGGTAGTGGATCATCCAAATCTAGATCAAAAGCCCAACATAGGGACCATAATTCCAATGAAGGATCACATTCTAGGTCAAGTTCTAAATCTAAGGAGCTCAATTCCAATGAAAGACATCAATCTAGATTTAGTTCTAAATCTAGGGACCATAATTCTAGTGAAGGACACACTTCTAGATCTAGGAACAAGCATAGGCAAAGTCAAGAAGATGGACAACTTGAGAGAGGATCCAATGAAGATATATTGAGAAATGACCAAAATTAG